The nucleotide sequence GAGGTCGCCGTGAGCGAGCCCATCGTCATCACCCGCACGTTCGCGGCCTCCCCGGACCGCGTCTTCGACGCGTGGACCACCCCGGCCGACTTCGCCGCGTGGTTCGGCACCGCCGCGGTCGACGTGCCGCTCGACACCCTGCGGATGGACGTGCGCGTCGGCGGCGCGTGGAGCGCGGTGATGCGCCTGCCCGACGGGAACGCCATCGACTGGGCGGGCGAGTACGTGGAGCTCGACCGGCCGTCGCGCATCGCGATGACGATGACCGACCGGCCCGACGAGCCCGCGGGCGAGCCGCTCACGGTCGACCTCGAGGAGGTCGCCGGCGGCGCGACGCGCATGACCATGACGCAGCGCGCGGGCGAGTTCTCCGACGAGCAGCGCGAGATGACGATCCAGGGCTGGAGCGCCTTCTTCGACGTGATGGAGGGGCTGGTCGCGCCGAGCGGGTGACCACTGCTGGTCGTGTCCGCATCCATCTGCGGACTCGACCTCGTGATCAGCGGGGTCGCCATGGAACGCGAATGCGCCATGGCGCCAATGTCACATGGACATTCCATTTGTCGCGTGTAACATCGGCGTTACATCACGAGGTGAGGGGAGCGAGCATGCGCGCATCGTGGTCGACGGATCTCGGTCGCATCGCGCGCCAGCGGCGGCTGGACCTGGGGTGGTCGCAGGAGGAACTGGCCGCGAAGGCGGAGGTGACGCGTCAGTGGCTGACGCGCTTCGAGACGGGCAAAGGCGATCCCACGCTGTCGAAGGTGCTGCGCGTCCTACGGGAACTCAAGCTGCATGTGGATGTGGCCGCCGAGGAGCGTGTCGCGGTCACACGGCCCCGCACGACGATCCCGGTCTACAAGCCCGCAAGCGTGGACACGTCTCATCTCGCTGCCGCCCTGGAGCAGTTCGCCCTCGTCGCTTCGCGGGTGAAGAAGCCCGATGAGAAGGCACTGGCGTCTGCTCTGGTCGCGATGCAAGACACCATGGCGGGGGCGATGGAACGGTTGTCGCGCTCCCAGCAGCAGATGCGGGGACAGGGGCAGCTCCCCTCCGGCTCCCGGTCTGCTCGCGGGGAAGACCAGCAGGAGGCGAAGTGATCCGGGTCCTAGATGTGCGCCTATACGGCGTGCTCGTCGCCACCCTCGAGCAGATCCGGCCGCGTGAATACGTCCTGGAATACACCAGGGAGTGGAGCGAAGAGGAAGATCTGCCTGTCTCACTGTCCCTTCCCGTCACGCAGCGGCGGCATGAAGGGGCAGTGGTGTTCCACTTCATCGACAACCTGTTGCCGGACAGCGGCCCTGTGCGCGATGCATGGGCGAGGGAGGCGGGACTCGCCGACACTGAGCCGTTCCAGCTGCTCGCCGTACACGGTGCAGACGTCGCTGGTGCCCTGGAGTTCTACCCGGCAGGGGAGGGATCCCGCTCGGACGGCCATCTGGAACCGCTCAGCCACGAATCCATAGCCGAGCGCATCCGGGCCATTCGACACGATCTGCCCGACCCCGCGCTCGTGGAAGGCGAGGCAGGCCGTTTCTCCCTGGGAGGCGCCCAGGGCAAGTTCGCCCTGGCTCTCCGCGAAGGCGAGTGGTTCGCGCCGACCGGTGTGCACCCGTCCAGCCACATCTTCAAGCCCAAGGTCGGTGCCCTCGTCGATGGGGAGATCATCGAGCACGTGACGATGACGGCGCTACCGTTGCTCGGCATTCCCGCCGCCCGGACCGAGATGCTGGACTTCGACACTGAGCGGTCCCTCGTGGTCACCCGCTTCGATCGACAACCCGCGGCGGACGGCGGCCTGACGCGCTTCCATCAAGAGGACCTCGTGCAAGCGACCGGCACCCCGCGGTTGAAGAAGTACCAGAAGGACGGCGGCCCGGGATATCGCGACATCCTCGGCCGGCTCGGCCGCATCCCGGACAGCGAGATCTCCGCGCTCGCGAGATCCCGATTCGTCGAGGCGCTCTTCGCTTCGTGGTTCCTGCTGAACACCGACGCCCACGGCAAGAACTTCTCGCTGAGGCACGCTGCTCCCGCGTCCGATCTGACCGAGATGTACGACTTCTCTTCCCTGTTGCCCTACATCCGGCCACGGGGAGATGCGCCGCGAGACCTGCTCCATGCCTTCGGTGCGACGCGGATGTCCATGGCCATCGCAGGGCGGTATGAGGCGGAATCGATGGGTGCCTTCGAATGGGCCGCCGTCGCGCGAGAAGCGGGCATGCCGGGCGATGCGTTCATCCACTGGGCCAAGGACTTCGTGTCCATCGCGCCCGCCGTCTTCCGTCTCGTCGCGGGGGGCCTGCGCGAGACGCATCGGACATCGACCGTCGAGACGATGCTCGATCGGTTGGAGACGCGCTCCGAGCAAGCGCTGCGCATCTTGGATCGGGAGATCCACATCTGATCCCACCTGCCGCGCGAGAGGGCGATCCAGGGCTGGGCGCGTCGCTCGACGTGATGGAGGGGCTGGTCGCGCCGGACGCCTAGCGCGTGCGGCCGGCGGGCCGGTCCTGTCGCGGCCTCCTCACCACGCCGACCGCGGTGATGCCCGCCGCGCCCAGCGCGAACGCGAGGACGGCCAGGAACGGCAGCTCGTCGGCGGACATGCCCGTGGCGGCGAGGGTGTCGCCCCGGGCCGCGGAGGCGTCGGCGGCGGCGAGCTCGGCGGGCGAGCCGGGGAGCGCGCCGGGGTCGGACGCGCCGGGCGAGGTCGTCCCGGGATCCACCACGGCAGCGCCCGTGAGGCAGCGGCGCACCTCGCTCGCGTCGTAGAACAGCGAGCCCGACGCGATGGGCGTGCAGCCCGCGCGGAACGGGATCGCCTTCTCGTCGTAGAGCATGCGCACGATGGCGCGGCCGCTCGCGTCCCGGTAGACGTCCCACTGGACGTTGGCGGCCATGGGCGTGACGGTCTCGCCGCGCCACGCGTTCGTCGCGTACGCGTACGGGGCCTCGGGGGTCACCGGCTGCGTCGAGCCGGGAAGCCCGATGAGCGCCGCGAACGGGATGATCGTCTCGGCGTGCGCGAAGCGGAAGGTCGCGGCCGTGGAGGATCCGGCGAGGCGCGCGTCCATCGAGTCGAGGAAGTCGTCGAGGAGCGGCGTCGCCATCCGGTAGGTGATGTCGCTGCCCTGGAACGCCGGGCCCTTCGAGTAGAAGTCCTCGGAGTCGAGCAGGTAGGCGAACCACTCGGTGTCCGCGTCGTCGCCCGCGAAGTAGCGGTCGAAGTCGACGCTGACCTCCTCCGTCATGTCCGGCGCGATGATGTAGAGGTTGTAGAGCATCATCGCGGCGTCGAGCTCGTCGTCGACGTGGGTGCCGCCGTCGCCGCCGTCGACGAAGTGGTACTGCCCGGCCGCGAGGCGGCCGACGAAGGCGGGCGTGTAGACGCGCTCGAGCAGTCGGCGCGCGGCCTCGTGGCTGCGGGGCTGGGCGTAGATCGCATCCACCGCGGCGGTCACGACGGGTCCGTCCTCGTAGGCCCGGTAGTCGGCGTTCGCGGCGGACTTGTGGAAGTAGAGCGTGTCGGGATCCTTCTGGATGTCCTTCGGCAGGTGCGACGCGAGGAGCGGATCCGCCCGCTTCAGCCCCTCCGCGAACGCCTTGCCCGACGCGGTGGCGCGCGCCTCACCCGAGCTCTCGAGCGCGACGGTGTCGGATCCCGCGTCGACGCCTGCGAACAGCGACGGCAGCCGCTCGACGACGCGCGAGCCGATGCCGCGGTGCTGATCGGCGCCCTGGCCGGTGAGGTTGCCGTAGCCGAGCTTCTCGTTCGCGGCGGTGAGCTTGGCGACCTCCGGGCCGAGGGTCTGGCCGAGCGTCGTGAGCGCGCCCTCGGAGCGGGCCTGCTCCCACACCTGCGTGGTGAGCGAGTCGTACTTGAAGCTCGACAGGGCGCGCGATCCGTGGCGCGCGACGGACTCCGTGTAGACGGGCGCGAACCCGGCGGGTGCGGGCGCGAGGTCGGCCGCGGTGCCCTGCGGGGCGTACGGGGTCTTGCTGCTGTAGTACGTGCGGTCGGCGGATCCGGTGCCGGTGCCGGTGCCGGTCGCCGCGAGGGCCGGGAGGGCGGATCCCCCGGCGGCGATCCCGAGGGCGAGCGCGAGCGCGACGGAGGCGGACAGGCGGCGGCGGGTGCGGAGGCGCATGGGTTCCTGGTGGAGCGGGCGCGGCGCGGGGTGAGCGCGGCGGCGGGTGCGGGTCGGTCGCGGGCGCGACGCGGCCGACGCTAGGCGGATCGCATGACGCGGCGGTGTCCCGGCGCTGAACGGGCGGGGCGCCGGGCGTCGGCCGAGCCCGCACCTCGCCCGTAGGGTGGGAGGACGCGGGCGAGGGGAGTCGGATGATCGGGGTGCTGACCGGCTTCGCCATCATCGGCTTCATCATCGCCGTGGGCTACGGCGTCGGCCGCTCCGGGATCGCGGGTCCCGGCGCCCAGCACTCCCTCAACCGGGTCGCGTTCTTCGTCGCGACGCCCGCGCTGCTGTTCACGGTGCTCGCGAAGGCCGACCTGCACGTCGTCTTCTCGGCGTTCCTGCTCACGTCGGCGAGCGCGGTGGCCGTCGCGGCGATCCTCTACCTGATCGTCGCGCGGATCCTCTTCCGCCGGCCGGTCGCGGAGACCACCATCGGCGCGGCATCCGCCAGCTACGTCAACGCCAACAACATCGGCCTGCCGGTCGCGATCTACGTGCTCGGCGACGCGCAGCTCGTCGCGCCCGTGCTGCTGCTCCAGCTGCTGGTGCTCGCGCCGACCACGCTGACGGTCCTCGACATCTCGAGCCGGGGATCCGCGTCGGTGGTCGGGATCCTCACCCAGCCGCTGCGCAACCCGATGATCATCGCGTCGATGCTCGGCATCCTCATCGCGATCACCGGGCTCCAGGTCCCCGACGCGATCTACGAGCCCTTCCGGCTCATCGGCGGCGCGGCGATCCCCATCGTGCTGATGGCGTTCGGCATGTCGCTCGTGGGGCGGAAGCCGCTCGCGCCCGGATCCGGTCGCGGGGAGATCATCGTGGCCTCGGTGATCAAGACGGTGGTCATGCCGCTCGCCGCGTTCCTGCTGGCCCGCTTCGCGTTCCACCTGGACGCGCCGCAGACGTTCGCCGCGACCGTGATCGCGGGCCTGCCGACGGCGCAGAACATCTTCAACTTCGCGTCGCGCTACGAGCGCGGCGTGGTGCTCGCCCGCGACACCGTGCTCATCACGACGGTCGCCTCGATCCCGGTGCTGCTGGTGATCGCGGCGCTGCTCGCCCCCGGGACCTAGCGGGCGCCGGATCCAGCGGGCGTCGACCTAGCGGCGGCGGGTCGGCGTCGCGCGCTGGGCGGCGCGCTTCTGCGAGCGCTTCGCCATCTGGGCCTTGCCCTTGGCCATCGCGGCCTTGCCCTGGCGGCTGCGCAGGAACTTGCGGATCACGGGGACGGCGACGAACAGGAAACGGATCAGCG is from Clavibacter sp. A6099 and encodes:
- a CDS encoding SRPBCC family protein produces the protein MSEPIVITRTFAASPDRVFDAWTTPADFAAWFGTAAVDVPLDTLRMDVRVGGAWSAVMRLPDGNAIDWAGEYVELDRPSRIAMTMTDRPDEPAGEPLTVDLEEVAGGATRMTMTQRAGEFSDEQREMTIQGWSAFFDVMEGLVAPSG
- a CDS encoding helix-turn-helix transcriptional regulator is translated as MRASWSTDLGRIARQRRLDLGWSQEELAAKAEVTRQWLTRFETGKGDPTLSKVLRVLRELKLHVDVAAEERVAVTRPRTTIPVYKPASVDTSHLAAALEQFALVASRVKKPDEKALASALVAMQDTMAGAMERLSRSQQQMRGQGQLPSGSRSARGEDQQEAK
- a CDS encoding HipA domain-containing protein; translation: MRLYGVLVATLEQIRPREYVLEYTREWSEEEDLPVSLSLPVTQRRHEGAVVFHFIDNLLPDSGPVRDAWAREAGLADTEPFQLLAVHGADVAGALEFYPAGEGSRSDGHLEPLSHESIAERIRAIRHDLPDPALVEGEAGRFSLGGAQGKFALALREGEWFAPTGVHPSSHIFKPKVGALVDGEIIEHVTMTALPLLGIPAARTEMLDFDTERSLVVTRFDRQPAADGGLTRFHQEDLVQATGTPRLKKYQKDGGPGYRDILGRLGRIPDSEISALARSRFVEALFASWFLLNTDAHGKNFSLRHAAPASDLTEMYDFSSLLPYIRPRGDAPRDLLHAFGATRMSMAIAGRYEAESMGAFEWAAVAREAGMPGDAFIHWAKDFVSIAPAVFRLVAGGLRETHRTSTVETMLDRLETRSEQALRILDREIHI
- a CDS encoding histidine-type phosphatase codes for the protein MRLRTRRRLSASVALALALGIAAGGSALPALAATGTGTGTGSADRTYYSSKTPYAPQGTAADLAPAPAGFAPVYTESVARHGSRALSSFKYDSLTTQVWEQARSEGALTTLGQTLGPEVAKLTAANEKLGYGNLTGQGADQHRGIGSRVVERLPSLFAGVDAGSDTVALESSGEARATASGKAFAEGLKRADPLLASHLPKDIQKDPDTLYFHKSAANADYRAYEDGPVVTAAVDAIYAQPRSHEAARRLLERVYTPAFVGRLAAGQYHFVDGGDGGTHVDDELDAAMMLYNLYIIAPDMTEEVSVDFDRYFAGDDADTEWFAYLLDSEDFYSKGPAFQGSDITYRMATPLLDDFLDSMDARLAGSSTAATFRFAHAETIIPFAALIGLPGSTQPVTPEAPYAYATNAWRGETVTPMAANVQWDVYRDASGRAIVRMLYDEKAIPFRAGCTPIASGSLFYDASEVRRCLTGAAVVDPGTTSPGASDPGALPGSPAELAAADASAARGDTLAATGMSADELPFLAVLAFALGAAGITAVGVVRRPRQDRPAGRTR
- a CDS encoding AEC family transporter, which translates into the protein MIGVLTGFAIIGFIIAVGYGVGRSGIAGPGAQHSLNRVAFFVATPALLFTVLAKADLHVVFSAFLLTSASAVAVAAILYLIVARILFRRPVAETTIGAASASYVNANNIGLPVAIYVLGDAQLVAPVLLLQLLVLAPTTLTVLDISSRGSASVVGILTQPLRNPMIIASMLGILIAITGLQVPDAIYEPFRLIGGAAIPIVLMAFGMSLVGRKPLAPGSGRGEIIVASVIKTVVMPLAAFLLARFAFHLDAPQTFAATVIAGLPTAQNIFNFASRYERGVVLARDTVLITTVASIPVLLVIAALLAPGT